From Psychroflexus torquis ATCC 700755, the proteins below share one genomic window:
- a CDS encoding biotin/lipoyl-containing protein: protein MKHLLNARVDDTHDFEFTQDQIQDLDVQKTSGGAYHLLVNHKSVTSKIVESDFLNRTYTVKINSNLYKVEISNELDILIKDMGLSLSALKVINDVKAPMPGMILDIMVSEGQEVKEGDNLLVLEAMKMENTILAPRDAVIKSISIAKGKTVTKNEVLIEME, encoded by the coding sequence ATGAAACATTTGCTTAACGCTAGAGTAGATGATACTCACGATTTTGAATTTACGCAAGATCAGATTCAAGATCTAGATGTTCAAAAAACTTCGGGAGGGGCATATCATTTATTGGTGAATCATAAATCGGTAACTTCTAAAATCGTAGAATCTGATTTTCTAAATAGAACCTACACGGTTAAGATCAACTCCAATCTTTATAAAGTTGAAATATCCAACGAATTGGATATTCTTATTAAGGATATGGGACTTTCTTTATCCGCTTTAAAAGTCATAAACGATGTAAAAGCACCTATGCCAGGAATGATTCTAGACATTATGGTGTCAGAAGGGCAAGAGGTTAAAGAAGGTGATAATCTTTTAGTTTTGGAAGCTATGAAAATGGAAAATACCATTTTAGCCCCACGAGATGCAGTGATAAAATCCATAAGTATCGCTAAAGGAAAGACCGTTACTAAAAACGAAGTTTTAATCGAAATGGAATAA
- the accC gene encoding acetyl-CoA carboxylase biotin carboxylase subunit codes for MKKILVANRGEIALRVMKTIKQMGIKSVAIFSEADRNAPHVRFADEAFCVGPAPSNQSYLLGDKIIEIAKSLSVDGIHPGYGFLSENADFAEKVEQNEIAFIGPKSHAIRIMGDKLSAKETVKNYDIPMVPGIDEAVTNTAKAIEIANEIGYPILIKASAGGGGKGMRVVEEEAKLEEQMKRAISEAESAFGNGAVFIEKYVSSPRHIEIQILADTHGNVLHLFERECSVQRRHQKVVEEAPSTILTPQLREKMGQAAIDVAKSCDYVGAGTVEFLMDEKKNFYFLEMNTRLQVEHPVTELISGIDLVEQQIRIARGEVLGFSQKDLKITGHALELRVYAEDPTDDFLPSVGTLERYRKPSGPGIRVDDGFEEGMEIPIYYDPMLSKLVTYGKDREEALQLMLEAINLYEVRGVATTLPFGKFVFNHEAFRSGDFDTHFVKNYYTPKVLEEEVKEEAYLAALMAMKQYQADQKKLRLPEVPSEIKNQ; via the coding sequence ATGAAAAAAATATTAGTCGCTAATAGAGGAGAGATTGCTTTACGTGTAATGAAAACCATTAAACAAATGGGAATAAAAAGTGTTGCTATCTTTTCTGAAGCCGATAGAAATGCACCTCATGTGAGATTTGCAGATGAGGCGTTTTGTGTGGGGCCAGCTCCTTCCAATCAATCCTATTTATTGGGAGATAAAATTATAGAAATTGCCAAGTCACTCTCTGTGGACGGGATACATCCGGGCTACGGGTTCTTAAGTGAAAATGCAGATTTTGCAGAAAAAGTAGAACAAAATGAAATCGCTTTTATAGGACCAAAATCTCATGCTATTAGAATTATGGGGGATAAGCTTTCAGCGAAGGAAACGGTTAAAAATTATGATATTCCTATGGTTCCTGGAATAGATGAAGCCGTTACGAATACCGCTAAAGCTATAGAAATCGCTAATGAAATAGGGTATCCCATTCTCATAAAAGCTTCTGCAGGTGGAGGAGGGAAAGGAATGCGCGTGGTAGAAGAAGAGGCAAAACTCGAAGAACAGATGAAAAGAGCTATCAGTGAAGCTGAGTCTGCTTTTGGAAATGGTGCTGTTTTTATTGAAAAATACGTAAGTTCTCCTAGACACATAGAAATTCAAATCCTGGCAGATACCCATGGTAATGTTCTGCATTTATTTGAAAGAGAATGTTCTGTTCAACGAAGACATCAAAAAGTGGTAGAAGAAGCACCTTCTACTATTCTGACTCCTCAATTGAGAGAGAAAATGGGACAAGCGGCTATTGACGTTGCGAAGTCTTGTGATTATGTGGGTGCTGGAACTGTTGAGTTTCTTATGGATGAGAAGAAAAACTTCTACTTTTTAGAAATGAATACGCGTTTGCAAGTGGAACATCCAGTAACAGAATTAATTTCTGGAATTGATCTCGTAGAGCAACAAATAAGAATTGCTAGGGGCGAAGTTTTGGGCTTTTCTCAAAAAGACTTGAAAATTACAGGCCATGCTTTAGAACTCCGTGTTTATGCGGAGGATCCAACAGATGATTTCTTACCAAGTGTAGGGACACTAGAACGTTATAGAAAACCATCAGGACCTGGGATACGAGTGGACGATGGTTTTGAAGAAGGAATGGAAATCCCTATTTATTACGATCCTATGTTGTCAAAATTAGTCACTTATGGGAAAGATAGAGAAGAAGCTTTACAGCTTATGCTTGAGGCTATAAATCTTTATGAAGTAAGAGGAGTAGCAACGACTTTACCCTTTGGAAAATTTGTTTTTAACCATGAAGCTTTCCGTTCTGGTGATTTTGATACTCATTTCGTTAAAAATTATTATACTCCAAAAGTGCTTGAAGAAGAGGTGAAAGAAGAAGCCTATTTAGCTGCTTTAATGGCTATGAAACAGTACCAAGCTGATCAAAAAAAACTAAGATTACCAGAAGTTCCATCAGAAATTAAAAACCAATGA
- a CDS encoding acyl-CoA carboxylase subunit beta encodes MSKNIKILQDKLEKAKLGGGLKRIEKQHAKKKLTARERVDYLLDEGSFEEIGALVTHRTTDFDMQKQIYYGDGVVTGYGTVNGKLVYVYAQDFTVFGGALSETHAEKICKLMDHALKVGAPIIGLNDSGGARIQEGVRSLGGYADIFYRNVQASGVIPQISAIMGPCAGGAVYSPAITDFTFMVENTSYMFVTGPNVVKTVTNEEVTSEELGGASTHSTKSGVTHFTSVNDVECLEHIKKLLSYIPQNNTETAEKLKVSLDDETRKELDSLIPDSPNKPYDMHDVIKGIIDTDSFFEVHKNYAENILVGFSRLGGRSVGIVANQPMSLAGVLDVDASKKAARFVRFCDAFNIPLLVLVDVPGFLPGTDQEWNGIILHGAKLLYALSEATVPRVTVITRKAYGGAYDVMNSKHIGADLNFAWPTAEIAVMGAKGASEIIFRKEIQDAEDPELKLSEKEAEYAETFANPFKAAQRGFIDEVIMPKETRRKLLKAFAMLENKSVQRPKRKHGNIPL; translated from the coding sequence ATGAGTAAAAACATAAAAATACTTCAAGATAAACTCGAAAAAGCCAAGCTTGGTGGAGGTTTAAAGCGAATAGAAAAACAACATGCCAAAAAGAAATTAACTGCTCGAGAGCGGGTCGATTATCTTTTGGACGAAGGTTCTTTTGAAGAAATTGGCGCTCTAGTGACCCATAGGACGACCGATTTTGATATGCAAAAGCAAATCTATTATGGAGATGGAGTAGTCACGGGTTATGGAACTGTAAATGGCAAACTCGTGTATGTTTATGCACAAGATTTTACTGTCTTTGGTGGAGCATTATCAGAAACTCATGCTGAGAAAATCTGTAAGTTAATGGACCATGCCCTTAAAGTTGGAGCGCCCATTATAGGTTTAAATGATTCAGGAGGCGCTAGAATTCAAGAGGGGGTGAGATCTCTCGGTGGATATGCCGATATTTTTTATAGAAATGTTCAGGCATCTGGCGTTATTCCTCAGATTTCTGCCATAATGGGACCTTGTGCCGGGGGTGCTGTCTATTCTCCCGCTATTACCGATTTTACGTTTATGGTAGAAAATACAAGCTATATGTTTGTAACAGGGCCAAATGTTGTAAAAACAGTGACCAATGAAGAAGTTACTTCCGAAGAACTTGGAGGGGCTAGCACGCATTCTACTAAATCTGGAGTGACTCATTTTACATCTGTTAATGATGTTGAATGTTTGGAACACATCAAAAAATTGTTGAGTTATATTCCACAAAATAATACGGAAACTGCTGAAAAATTAAAAGTTTCTCTTGATGATGAGACTCGTAAAGAATTAGATAGTTTAATTCCTGACAGTCCCAATAAACCTTATGATATGCATGATGTCATTAAAGGGATTATCGATACAGACTCATTTTTTGAAGTACATAAAAATTACGCAGAAAATATTTTAGTTGGGTTTTCGAGACTGGGTGGAAGAAGTGTAGGTATTGTGGCTAATCAGCCAATGAGTTTAGCGGGGGTTTTAGATGTAGATGCCTCTAAAAAAGCAGCGAGGTTTGTTAGGTTTTGTGATGCCTTCAACATCCCTCTATTAGTTCTCGTAGATGTACCAGGCTTTTTACCAGGAACCGATCAGGAATGGAATGGTATTATACTTCATGGGGCCAAGTTGCTCTATGCCTTAAGTGAAGCTACAGTTCCAAGAGTCACCGTTATTACTAGGAAAGCTTACGGCGGTGCTTATGATGTGATGAACTCTAAGCATATTGGAGCCGACCTTAATTTTGCTTGGCCAACTGCAGAAATTGCGGTGATGGGGGCAAAAGGGGCTAGTGAAATTATTTTCAGAAAAGAAATACAAGATGCTGAAGATCCAGAATTGAAATTGTCTGAAAAGGAAGCTGAATATGCAGAAACCTTTGCAAATCCGTTTAAGGCTGCTCAGCGCGGATTTATAGATGAGGTGATTATGCCAAAAGAGACCCGTAGGAAGTTGTTGAAAGCTTTTGCAATGCTAGAAAATAAAAGCGTGCAAAGACCCAAACGGAAACATGGGAATATTCCTTTGTAA
- the argS gene encoding arginine--tRNA ligase — protein MTLEAQLSKYVTKYIQDNHDIDVQSFEFQLTRKEFKGDLTLVVFPLLRHIKTNPVQLGEQIGEYLSKHSSLVSEFNVVKGFLNLSLTESYFKDLVVSMSQDENFGFRKATPTSQKVMVEYSSPNTNKPLHLGHIRNNLLGFSVAEIQKAAGKHVYKTQIINDRGIHICKSMLAWQKFGEEETPESSGLKGDHLVGKYYVKFDKAYKSEIENLLKEGKTEEEAKKQAPILLEAQNMLQKWEAGDLEVVKLWKTMNKWVYEGFETTYTNLGVNFDKNYYESDTYILGKDHIKTGLETGVFFTKDDGSVWIDLSNEGLDEKIVLRSDGTSVYMTQDIGTAIQRVTDYDIDEMIYTVGNEQDYHFKVLFLILKKLGFEWAEHLYHLSYGMVDLPSGKMKSREGKVVDADDLIEEMTSTARSISQELGKLEGYDDDEKNRLYKMIGLGALKYYILKVDPKKRILFDPKESVDFQGNTGPFIQYTYARIQSILRKGKKESKDLNLSSYEFNSKEKSLIKILNQFPELIQQAAEQYSPALIANYVYDLVKEFNSFYQNVSILGADEEHQIEFRVELSRLVGEVIKKSFKVLGIEVPNQM, from the coding sequence ATGACTCTAGAAGCGCAACTTTCTAAATACGTTACCAAATATATCCAAGACAACCACGACATCGATGTCCAATCTTTTGAATTTCAACTCACTAGAAAGGAATTCAAAGGTGATTTGACCTTAGTTGTCTTTCCTTTATTAAGGCATATTAAAACCAATCCTGTTCAACTCGGTGAACAAATTGGAGAGTATCTATCAAAGCACTCTAGTTTGGTATCCGAATTTAATGTTGTTAAAGGGTTTTTAAATTTATCATTAACTGAATCTTACTTTAAAGATCTTGTGGTTTCAATGAGTCAGGATGAAAATTTTGGATTTAGAAAAGCCACCCCTACTAGTCAGAAGGTAATGGTTGAATATTCTTCACCGAACACCAATAAACCATTACATCTTGGACATATCCGAAATAACTTACTAGGGTTTTCAGTCGCTGAAATTCAAAAAGCTGCTGGTAAACACGTCTACAAAACACAAATTATCAACGATCGCGGTATCCACATCTGTAAAAGTATGCTGGCATGGCAAAAATTCGGTGAGGAGGAGACTCCAGAATCTTCTGGCCTCAAAGGTGATCACTTGGTAGGAAAATATTATGTTAAATTTGATAAGGCCTATAAATCGGAAATTGAAAATTTACTAAAAGAAGGAAAAACAGAAGAAGAAGCTAAAAAACAAGCTCCTATTTTACTCGAAGCCCAAAATATGCTTCAAAAATGGGAAGCGGGAGATCTTGAAGTTGTAAAACTTTGGAAAACCATGAATAAATGGGTGTATGAAGGGTTCGAAACTACCTATACTAACCTAGGGGTCAATTTTGATAAAAATTATTATGAAAGCGATACTTATATTTTAGGTAAAGACCATATAAAAACTGGCTTAGAAACTGGTGTTTTCTTTACTAAAGACGATGGCAGTGTATGGATTGATCTATCGAATGAAGGCTTAGATGAAAAAATAGTTCTTCGATCTGATGGTACCTCCGTTTATATGACTCAGGATATTGGTACGGCAATACAACGTGTGACCGATTACGATATCGATGAAATGATATATACGGTAGGGAATGAACAAGATTATCATTTCAAAGTACTCTTTCTGATTTTAAAGAAACTTGGTTTCGAATGGGCAGAACACCTTTATCACTTAAGTTATGGGATGGTCGATCTACCCAGCGGAAAAATGAAAAGCCGTGAAGGTAAGGTGGTGGATGCAGATGACTTGATCGAAGAGATGACCTCAACTGCCAGATCTATTTCTCAGGAGTTAGGAAAACTTGAAGGCTACGACGATGATGAAAAAAACAGGTTGTATAAAATGATTGGTTTAGGGGCTCTAAAGTATTATATCCTTAAAGTAGATCCTAAAAAGAGAATCTTATTTGACCCTAAGGAGTCTGTAGACTTTCAAGGGAATACAGGGCCTTTTATACAGTACACTTACGCCAGAATTCAATCGATCTTAAGAAAGGGAAAAAAAGAATCGAAAGACTTGAATCTTTCTAGTTACGAATTCAATAGCAAAGAGAAATCCTTAATTAAAATTTTAAACCAGTTTCCTGAGCTCATTCAACAAGCTGCAGAACAGTATAGTCCTGCGCTTATCGCAAATTACGTGTATGATCTCGTTAAAGAATTTAATTCTTTTTATCAGAATGTATCTATTCTTGGAGCGGACGAGGAACACCAAATTGAATTTAGAGTAGAGCTATCTCGATTGGTAGGAGAGGTCATCAAGAAAAGTTTTAAGGTTCTTGGAATCGAGGTACCAAATCAGATGTAA
- a CDS encoding SDR family oxidoreductase, translated as MKILLTGANGYIGMRVLPLLLEQGHQVVCAVRSADRLSVDKETKERIDIIEMDLLDEVKPNLIPKDIDVAYYLVHSMSSSTSDFSDKEQITANHFNTYMKDTQVKQVIFLSGIVNEDNLSKHLESRKNVESILYKGNYHLTVIRAGIIVGSGSASFEIIRDLCEKLPLMITPKWVNTRCQPIGIRDVLKFLTGVLGKEETYDASFDIGGPDVLTYKNMMKNYAKVRGLSLTIVNVPIMTPKLSSYWLYFVTSTSYKLASNLVDSMRINVIAKDKRLQDILGIKPHTYEEAIEMAFIKIEQNQVISSWKDSKVSSRYSQKDLNKYIKVPKFGCLHDHQQMKADDPKEALEKIWAIGGKNGWYYANTLWKIRGYFDKLSGGVGLRRGRTNPDKINSGDSLDFWRVLMADKEERRLLLFAEMRVPGEAWLEFYIDDENVVHQNATFRPKGLIGRLYWYSMLPFHFFIFNGMLTKICKT; from the coding sequence ATGAAAATACTTCTCACAGGTGCTAATGGCTATATAGGGATGAGGGTTTTGCCTTTATTGCTTGAGCAAGGTCACCAAGTGGTCTGTGCTGTAAGAAGTGCCGACCGGCTCTCCGTTGATAAAGAAACCAAAGAAAGGATTGACATCATAGAGATGGATTTACTAGATGAGGTAAAACCTAATCTTATTCCAAAAGATATTGATGTGGCCTATTATCTCGTGCATTCTATGTCCAGTTCAACATCAGACTTTTCTGATAAAGAACAAATCACCGCTAATCATTTTAACACCTACATGAAAGACACCCAAGTCAAGCAGGTGATCTTTTTAAGTGGAATTGTGAATGAAGATAACCTTTCAAAACATCTAGAATCCCGTAAAAATGTAGAAAGTATTCTTTATAAAGGGAATTATCATCTTACAGTAATAAGAGCTGGAATTATAGTGGGATCGGGAAGTGCTTCTTTTGAAATTATAAGAGACTTATGTGAGAAGTTGCCTTTGATGATTACCCCAAAATGGGTGAATACAAGATGCCAACCAATTGGGATAAGGGATGTTTTAAAGTTTCTGACGGGTGTGTTAGGAAAGGAAGAAACTTATGATGCTTCTTTTGACATCGGTGGACCGGATGTCTTAACGTATAAGAATATGATGAAAAATTACGCTAAGGTGAGAGGTCTGAGTCTCACCATCGTTAATGTTCCCATTATGACCCCAAAGCTCTCTTCTTATTGGTTATATTTTGTCACGTCAACATCTTATAAACTAGCTTCTAATCTTGTCGATAGTATGCGGATAAATGTGATTGCAAAAGACAAAAGGTTGCAAGATATTTTAGGCATAAAACCTCACACTTATGAAGAAGCCATAGAAATGGCTTTTATAAAAATTGAACAGAATCAAGTCATATCTAGCTGGAAAGATTCTAAAGTAAGTAGTAGATATTCTCAAAAGGATTTGAACAAATATATAAAAGTTCCTAAATTTGGTTGTTTACACGATCATCAACAAATGAAAGCAGATGATCCTAAAGAAGCCCTAGAAAAAATTTGGGCCATCGGCGGTAAAAATGGATGGTATTATGCGAACACACTTTGGAAAATTCGCGGTTATTTTGACAAACTATCAGGTGGAGTAGGACTCCGTCGTGGAAGAACAAATCCAGATAAAATTAATTCTGGAGATTCTCTGGATTTTTGGAGAGTATTGATGGCGGATAAAGAAGAGCGCCGACTTTTGCTTTTTGCAGAAATGAGGGTTCCTGGGGAAGCTTGGTTAGAATTTTATATAGACGATGAAAATGTAGTCCACCAAAATGCTACGTTTAGACCTAAAGGACTCATTGGAAGACTGTATTGGTATTCTATGCTTCCCTTCCATTTCTTTATCTTTAACGGTATGTTGACTAAAATTTGCAAGACCTAA
- a CDS encoding cysteine desulfurase family protein, with translation MDTVYLDNAATTQLDIEVISAMHESMQTNFGNPSSTHAFGRKAKAALENARKSISALLHVPSSSIVFTSGGTEADNTAINCAVRDLGVTRIISSKIEHHAVLNCVEFLDLENRIKLDFVNLDEHGSVDLSHLETLLKSDTDSKTLVSLMHINNEIGNILDLKAVGELCHTYAAYFHSDTVQSVGHYEMNLSQLPVDFIAVSAHKFHGPKGAGFMYVRNRAQLKPLIHGGSQERELRAGTESIHNIVGLQKAMELAYANLEKEATYIKSLKSYFISSLKEAISGIRFNGHSGDLDKSTYTLVNVSIPLSQAESDMMLFQLDLKGIACSKGSACQSGAQLGSFVLNEVYGKNLDYPGLRFSFSKYTTKEELDYVVSTLKSLSTSKASG, from the coding sequence ATGGATACAGTTTATTTGGATAACGCCGCAACGACTCAACTAGATATAGAGGTGATTTCTGCCATGCATGAAAGCATGCAAACCAACTTTGGAAATCCTTCGTCGACGCATGCTTTTGGAAGAAAGGCAAAAGCAGCTTTAGAAAACGCTAGAAAATCAATTTCTGCCTTACTTCATGTCCCTTCCTCTAGCATTGTGTTTACATCTGGAGGAACTGAAGCGGATAATACAGCTATCAATTGTGCCGTTAGAGATCTAGGAGTTACCCGTATTATTTCTTCCAAAATTGAACACCATGCTGTTTTAAATTGTGTGGAATTTTTAGATCTTGAGAACAGAATAAAATTGGATTTTGTAAATCTTGATGAACATGGTTCTGTAGACCTTTCCCACTTGGAAACTTTATTAAAATCAGATACAGACTCAAAAACCTTAGTGTCCTTAATGCATATCAACAATGAGATTGGAAATATATTAGATCTCAAAGCCGTTGGGGAATTATGCCATACCTATGCGGCGTATTTCCATAGTGATACAGTACAATCTGTTGGTCACTATGAAATGAATTTATCGCAACTTCCTGTTGATTTTATTGCGGTAAGTGCTCACAAATTTCACGGTCCTAAAGGAGCTGGATTTATGTATGTAAGAAACAGAGCTCAACTTAAGCCATTGATACACGGAGGTTCTCAAGAGCGAGAATTAAGAGCAGGAACCGAAAGTATCCATAACATCGTTGGTTTACAGAAAGCTATGGAGCTTGCTTATGCCAATCTTGAGAAAGAAGCAACTTATATAAAATCTTTAAAAAGTTATTTTATATCAAGCTTGAAGGAAGCAATTTCTGGTATACGATTTAATGGACATTCTGGCGATTTGGATAAAAGCACCTACACTTTAGTAAATGTGAGTATTCCGCTCTCACAGGCGGAATCTGATATGATGCTGTTTCAATTAGACCTTAAAGGTATTGCCTGTTCCAAAGGAAGTGCATGTCAAAGCGGAGCTCAACTTGGCTCTTTCGTTTTAAATGAGGTGTACGGTAAGAATTTAGACTACCCTGGATTAAGGTTTTCTTTTTCTAAATACACGACCAAAGAAGAATTGGACTACGTGGTCTCAACTTTAAAAAGCTTATCAACTTCAAAAGCTAGCGGATAG
- a CDS encoding TonB-dependent receptor, translating into MNYFYTFLFVIITSSVFSQTATVQGIIFDESRNPIASANVSTSQGGTVSNSNGFYQLKITAGQTLKLKISYIGFKPITAKLNLKKNQVEELNFILKTSIEQIGEVILENDGRTRIEGITTLDPETIRKIPGANAGVENLLKTLPGVNSNNELSTQYSVRGGNFDENLVYVNDIEIYRPFLIRSGQQEGLSFVNTDLVRNVEFSAGGFKARYGDKMSSVLDIEYRRPVNFGGSFEASFLGGSASVEGVSKNKKLSAIVGMRYRDNSLFVNANETEANFKPRFADVQTFLTYQFNPKFEISFLGNIAVNSYSYEPFTRQTNFGTIDDPQALLIFYEGEEESLYETYLGAFKATYKPNDSYTGKFIASAYHTKEQEYFDILANYRLGSVSTDFGDGNLGEVEFTEGAGSQFTHARNNLDALIFNLQHLASHQIDEHLIEYGARYSHEDIRDRLQEYEVIDSAGFSVRPPLPDFGNDQPYNPFEAPIEAFQSIRALNFTKIDRITAFLQWSYRTRLGNSKVWMNAGVRSQAWRVSGEGIESNTQQVVSPRGQVSIKPDWDKDMVFRLSGGFYHQPPFYRELRDSTGTVVPDVKAQESIHIVAGNDYSFKLWDRPFKLVTEGYYKKLNNVNPYTIENVRIRYRARNDAEAYAYGLDMRLNGEFVPGTESWFSFGYLKTEERQGDREYIARPTDQRLKFAALFQDYVPNMPKLKLYLNLVYNTGLPGGSPQFEDPYDYQSRLSDYQRLDVGFFYALKEANDTFKENHWLNIFENLDVGFEIFNMFDRLNSITNTFVRDSSSRNQFAIPNFLSPRVFNLKLSASF; encoded by the coding sequence TTGAACTATTTTTACACATTCCTTTTTGTTATAATAACTTCTTCTGTCTTTTCCCAAACAGCCACCGTGCAAGGAATTATTTTCGATGAAAGTAGAAATCCTATTGCCTCTGCTAACGTGAGTACATCTCAAGGAGGGACAGTAAGCAATTCCAACGGATTTTACCAACTAAAAATCACTGCTGGACAAACTTTAAAATTGAAAATATCCTATATAGGATTTAAGCCCATTACTGCAAAGCTTAACTTGAAAAAAAATCAAGTTGAAGAACTTAATTTTATCCTCAAAACCAGTATCGAACAAATTGGAGAGGTTATCCTTGAAAATGATGGAAGAACTAGGATTGAAGGGATTACCACATTAGATCCAGAAACCATCAGAAAAATTCCAGGGGCCAATGCTGGTGTTGAAAATTTGCTTAAAACCTTACCAGGAGTCAATTCCAATAATGAACTAAGTACACAGTATTCTGTAAGAGGGGGGAATTTTGATGAAAACTTAGTGTATGTCAATGATATTGAGATTTATAGACCTTTTTTAATAAGAAGTGGTCAACAAGAAGGATTGAGTTTTGTAAATACCGATTTGGTTCGAAATGTTGAGTTTTCAGCTGGTGGATTTAAAGCGAGGTACGGAGATAAAATGTCTTCGGTTTTGGATATAGAGTATAGAAGACCTGTCAATTTTGGTGGTAGTTTTGAGGCGAGTTTTCTTGGAGGAAGTGCCTCTGTAGAAGGTGTTTCTAAAAACAAGAAACTTTCCGCCATAGTTGGGATGCGCTATCGAGACAATTCTTTATTCGTAAATGCAAATGAAACTGAAGCCAATTTTAAACCCAGATTTGCAGACGTACAAACCTTCTTAACTTATCAATTTAATCCCAAATTTGAAATCAGTTTTTTAGGAAATATAGCTGTAAACTCGTACAGTTATGAGCCATTCACCAGACAGACTAATTTTGGAACTATAGACGATCCCCAAGCCTTATTGATTTTTTATGAAGGTGAAGAAGAAAGCCTTTACGAAACCTATCTTGGAGCTTTTAAAGCGACCTATAAACCCAATGATAGCTATACAGGAAAGTTTATCGCTTCCGCTTACCATACAAAAGAACAAGAGTATTTTGATATTTTAGCAAATTACAGATTAGGAAGTGTGAGTACAGATTTTGGGGATGGTAATTTAGGTGAAGTTGAATTTACAGAAGGTGCAGGTTCTCAATTTACACATGCTAGAAATAATCTGGATGCTTTAATCTTTAATCTTCAACATTTAGCTAGTCATCAAATTGATGAACACCTTATTGAATATGGAGCTAGGTATTCCCATGAAGACATTAGAGACCGTTTACAAGAGTATGAAGTCATTGACTCTGCTGGATTTAGTGTTCGTCCTCCACTACCCGATTTTGGAAACGATCAACCCTACAATCCCTTTGAGGCTCCTATTGAAGCATTCCAGAGCATAAGAGCTCTTAACTTTACGAAAATCGACAGAATTACTGCTTTTTTACAATGGAGCTATAGAACTCGACTAGGAAATTCTAAGGTATGGATGAATGCTGGAGTGAGGAGCCAAGCTTGGAGAGTCTCAGGAGAAGGAATTGAATCCAACACCCAGCAAGTGGTAAGCCCGAGGGGTCAAGTTTCCATAAAACCAGATTGGGATAAAGACATGGTCTTTCGCTTATCGGGAGGATTTTATCATCAACCGCCATTCTATAGAGAATTAAGAGATTCTACTGGAACTGTTGTCCCAGATGTAAAAGCTCAAGAATCTATACATATCGTGGCTGGAAACGATTATAGTTTTAAACTTTGGGATAGACCGTTCAAGCTGGTGACTGAAGGCTATTATAAAAAACTCAATAATGTAAATCCGTATACCATAGAAAACGTAAGAATACGCTATCGAGCACGAAATGATGCTGAAGCCTATGCTTATGGATTGGACATGCGCCTCAACGGAGAATTTGTCCCTGGCACAGAAAGCTGGTTTAGTTTTGGTTATTTAAAAACCGAAGAACGCCAAGGTGATCGGGAATATATCGCTCGCCCTACAGACCAACGTCTCAAATTTGCAGCCTTGTTCCAAGATTATGTGCCCAATATGCCAAAATTGAAATTATACCTCAACTTGGTTTATAATACTGGACTTCCAGGAGGATCACCACAGTTTGAAGACCCTTATGACTACCAGAGTAGATTATCCGATTATCAACGTTTGGATGTTGGATTTTTTTATGCTTTAAAAGAGGCTAACGACACTTTTAAAGAGAACCATTGGCTGAATATATTTGAAAACTTAGATGTTGGTTTTGAAATTTTTAATATGTTTGATAGATTGAATTCTATCACCAATACTTTTGTAAGAGATTCCTCCTCTCGAAATCAATTTGCAATTCCGAACTTTTTGAGTCCTCGAGTTTTTAACTTAAAACTATCCGCTAGCTTTTGA